Below is a window of Desulfuromonadaceae bacterium DNA.
TTTGCCAACAGTTCGACAATAAAATCAGTTTGCGTCTATTAGCAGGAAGGGAAAAATAGTGAAAAGTCATGTTTGGCGACCGCTCTTTGTGGTCATCGTTCTGCTGGTCGTAATCCTGGTGTTTCGTCTTTTCTATGTTCCGAACGATTTCCAGTCGGGTGAATATGGTTTCATGTACTCATTCCATCGCGCTTCCAACGAAGGTGAATGGAAAGCAATGCCGGTGAAATACAGAGATACCGGTAAGACCAATATGCACGAGTACTGCGGTGAGTGTCACGGTGATGAGGTTAAGGTTCGCAACGAAGACCTCCACGGCATTATCGCTTGTGAAAACTGCCATGGTCCAGCTTACAATCACCCGGAAGATCCGGAAAAGCTGGTGATTGATCGCAGTCGCGGGCTTTGTCTGCGTTGCCACACCGATCTGCCATATACCACCAGTGAACGAAAGCGGATCCCCGGCATTGACCCGAAAGAGCACAACGTTGATGAAGAATGTGTGAGCTGCCACAATCCGCACAATCCGCGATTGGAGGAGATGTAATAATGAAACGGCGTGATTTTCTGAAAAAAACGATCATGGTTGTGGCTGGCGCCTCTGTCCCGCTCTCGGCTCTTGATCTTGTCGACCCGAAGGAAGTTCTGGCGGCAAATCCAGACATCCACTGGGCCTTTCTGATTGATACCCACAAATGTGTCGGTTGCGGTTTCTGTGTCAAGGCCTGTAAAACTGAAAACGATATTCCCTTCGATGCCAAGGTCACCCGAACCTGGGTTGAGCGCTACGTCTATACCAAGGATGACCGTCGTTACGTCGACAGTCCCGACGGTGCTCTGTACGGTTATACCGAATCACGGATCGACCTCGGTCAGGGTAACTTCAAAGAGATCGATCCAGCGAATGTCGGTAAAGCTTTCTTCGTGCCGAAGCTTTGTAATCACTGCGAAACACCTCCTTGTACCCAGGTCTGTCCGGTTGGTGCCACCTATAAAACTGACGACGGCGTG
It encodes the following:
- a CDS encoding 4Fe-4S dicluster domain-containing protein — encoded protein: MKRRDFLKKTIMVVAGASVPLSALDLVDPKEVLAANPDIHWAFLIDTHKCVGCGFCVKACKTENDIPFDAKVTRTWVERYVYTKDDRRYVDSPDGALYGYTESRIDLGQGNFKEIDPANVGKAFFVPKLCNHCETPPCTQVCPVGATYKTDDGVVLVDRSWCIGCGYCIMACPYGARFFHPVEKVADKCTFCYHRITKGLETACVNACPFGAREMCNIRDINEPTTKIIMNQRVGVLKDEFGTRPQAFYIGLAQEVR
- a CDS encoding cytochrome c3 family protein; its protein translation is MKSHVWRPLFVVIVLLVVILVFRLFYVPNDFQSGEYGFMYSFHRASNEGEWKAMPVKYRDTGKTNMHEYCGECHGDEVKVRNEDLHGIIACENCHGPAYNHPEDPEKLVIDRSRGLCLRCHTDLPYTTSERKRIPGIDPKEHNVDEECVSCHNPHNPRLEEM